One window from the genome of Paenibacillus azoreducens encodes:
- a CDS encoding M13-type metalloendopeptidase encodes MKKIAALLLSTSLLLTALPTSALAQQTKPNKMTRGEVVEFLLNAADFYNPGIKREDILKGYGKGEAREDQEVSRIEALIMLGRAFSDLPAPKGHDLRVANTSASFTDVPKWAQDEIGKLIASGVITGYPDGKLGVSDHLTKEQLITLTKRFMALEGTNPRDDYYEYVNKKWLNDSKIPAGEKSNGAFKELAKANEDRIKAIIDELVKKQNPAGSKEQKIADFYKSVFDIENRNKQGIKPIAPYLDALDKASSVKELFAASMKMENEISKGALLSFAVLGDAKDSNVNTLYFFGLNTSLDKNSYVSNDEKTKKVYTNYLAKLFVLSGTDEKTAKAQAEDVYAFEKELAASTMDPQIQGNVEISYNPYTKEKFVQLFKTIDMGKYMKEFQVDKADKVIVTDVGLLNKTAEVLNEKNLDKLKAYAKATLLMNAGGSLSEDFLKLANEFEAQRFGIEGEKTNEEMAVMTTQAVMSQYLSQEFAEKYFTKEAKKDVEQMVKQFIEVYKERIQTLDWLSEATKAKAIKKLDKMTIKIGYPDQWKDSLKDVSIKTFADGGSLFDNMVAINKEAKKQRIASLGKPVDKSSWMMSVYEVNAYYIPLNNEIVFPAGILQAPFYDIKAKHETNLGAIGMVIAHEISHAFDNLGSEFDENGNAVNWWTPEDFKKFQEKCDQVISYYDHVEVIPGVYNNGKLTVGENIADLGGMAVSLQVLSKMENPDFKAYFEGYATIWRMTMSKESAAYRSTIDPHSANKVRVNRTVSNFPEFYKAYEVTEKDAMYVAPKDRVSIW; translated from the coding sequence TTGAAAAAAATTGCAGCGTTATTATTGTCCACATCATTGCTTCTGACCGCGTTGCCGACATCCGCGCTGGCACAACAAACCAAACCGAACAAAATGACACGGGGAGAAGTTGTAGAGTTTTTGCTGAATGCCGCAGATTTCTACAATCCGGGCATCAAAAGAGAAGATATTTTGAAAGGTTACGGCAAAGGAGAGGCGAGAGAAGATCAGGAAGTTTCCAGAATTGAAGCTTTGATCATGCTTGGCCGCGCGTTTTCGGACCTGCCTGCGCCAAAAGGCCATGATTTGCGCGTAGCCAATACCTCCGCATCCTTTACCGACGTGCCGAAATGGGCACAAGACGAAATCGGCAAGCTGATCGCTTCTGGTGTGATCACCGGTTATCCGGACGGCAAACTCGGCGTTTCCGATCATCTTACGAAAGAACAACTGATTACGCTGACAAAACGTTTCATGGCCCTTGAAGGCACGAATCCACGTGATGATTATTATGAATACGTCAATAAAAAATGGCTGAACGACTCCAAGATCCCGGCAGGCGAAAAGTCCAACGGCGCGTTTAAAGAGCTGGCAAAAGCCAACGAGGACCGGATTAAAGCAATCATCGATGAACTTGTAAAAAAACAAAACCCAGCAGGCTCTAAAGAGCAAAAAATCGCCGATTTCTACAAATCGGTATTCGATATAGAAAACCGCAACAAGCAAGGAATCAAGCCGATTGCACCTTATTTGGACGCTCTGGACAAGGCTTCCTCCGTCAAGGAATTATTTGCTGCCAGCATGAAGATGGAGAACGAAATCTCGAAAGGCGCTTTGTTGTCTTTTGCCGTGCTAGGCGACGCGAAGGACAGTAATGTCAATACGCTGTATTTCTTTGGCCTTAACACGAGCCTTGACAAAAACAGCTATGTCTCCAACGACGAAAAGACCAAAAAAGTGTACACGAACTATCTAGCCAAATTGTTTGTACTGTCCGGTACCGACGAGAAAACGGCAAAAGCGCAAGCCGAAGATGTGTATGCATTCGAAAAAGAACTCGCTGCATCCACTATGGACCCACAAATTCAGGGAAATGTGGAAATTTCCTATAATCCTTACACCAAAGAAAAATTCGTTCAGCTCTTTAAAACGATCGATATGGGCAAATATATGAAAGAATTCCAAGTCGATAAAGCAGACAAAGTGATTGTAACCGACGTTGGATTATTAAATAAAACAGCGGAAGTTTTGAACGAGAAAAATCTGGACAAGCTCAAAGCCTACGCCAAAGCCACTTTGTTGATGAATGCCGGCGGCAGTTTATCGGAAGATTTTCTGAAATTGGCAAATGAATTTGAAGCCCAACGGTTTGGAATTGAAGGCGAAAAGACAAATGAAGAAATGGCGGTTATGACCACCCAAGCCGTCATGAGTCAGTATCTCAGCCAGGAATTCGCAGAAAAATATTTCACGAAAGAGGCCAAGAAAGACGTTGAACAAATGGTTAAGCAGTTCATCGAGGTTTATAAAGAACGGATCCAAACGCTGGACTGGCTGTCTGAAGCAACCAAAGCTAAAGCCATCAAAAAGCTGGATAAAATGACGATCAAAATCGGATATCCGGATCAGTGGAAAGATTCCTTGAAGGATGTTTCCATTAAAACTTTTGCGGACGGCGGATCGCTGTTTGACAACATGGTGGCAATCAATAAAGAAGCCAAAAAACAAAGGATCGCTTCGCTTGGAAAACCTGTCGATAAGAGCAGCTGGATGATGAGCGTCTATGAGGTCAATGCTTATTATATTCCGCTGAATAACGAAATTGTGTTCCCGGCGGGTATTCTGCAAGCTCCGTTTTATGATATCAAAGCCAAACATGAAACGAATTTGGGAGCGATCGGCATGGTCATTGCGCATGAAATCAGCCATGCTTTTGATAATTTAGGTTCTGAATTCGATGAAAACGGAAATGCGGTCAACTGGTGGACTCCGGAAGACTTTAAAAAGTTCCAGGAAAAATGCGATCAGGTTATTTCCTACTATGATCATGTTGAAGTGATTCCTGGCGTGTACAATAACGGCAAGCTGACAGTAGGCGAAAACATCGCCGACCTTGGCGGTATGGCCGTATCGCTTCAAGTGCTGTCCAAAATGGAAAACCCAGACTTCAAAGCCTACTTTGAAGGTTATGCAACGATTTGGCGTATGACCATGAGTAAGGAGTCGGCTGCATATCGGTCGACAATCGACCCACATTCAGCTAACAAAGTACGCGTAAACCGTACCGTTTCCAACTTCCCGGAGTTCTATAAAGCATACGAAGTAACCGAAAAGGATGCCATGTACGTCGCTCCTAAAGACCGCGTGAGCATTTGGTAA